In Mangrovibacterium diazotrophicum, the genomic stretch GGATTGTTTATCTGCCGTCAATCACCCAAAAGTTGGGAATGAATGAAGGACAGCTCGGCATTGCCCTGTTTGGCGCTGCTGTTGGTTCGCTCATTTCCATTTGGATTGGCAACAAGCTGGTGCGCCGCATCGGCGAAGGAAGACTGTCGCTACTCAGTGTTCTGAGCATGACATTTTTTATTTTCAGCTACTTTTTAGCACAAAGCTTTGTTCAGCTTACCGCGCTGATGTTCCTGTTTGGTTTGACCAGCGGTATGTTGCAAATCGGTCTGAATACTGTGGTTTCAACTGTTGAACGTCGCGACCAGATTGCGATCATGTCATCGTGCCACGCCTGGTTTAGCCTGGGCGGTTTGCTGGCTGCCGGTTTCGGTACCCTGCTCATGCTGGCTTTAAAGAATCCATTGCTCCACATCAGTATTGCGGCAGTGATGGTTATTATTTTACAAATTTTCAGTTACCGGAAATATCTCTCGTTAAATAATTCAATCGATAACGATACGACTGCCAAACAACCGCAGAATCTGAAGAACCCGCAATTGTGGGCACTCGCCATTGTTGCCGTAACAGCTATGGTGTCGGAAGGCGCTATTGCCGACTGGAGCGGACTGTACCTGCGCGACATCACCCATGCCTCCAATTCACAACTGGGGCTTGGCTATGCCGGGTTCTCGCTGGCCATGACCCTTGGACGTTTCTCTGGCGACTATTTCTCGAACCGATTGGGCCCCTGGCAAATTTTGCTGAACGGCTTCCTGATCAGCGTCATCGGCTTGCTTTTCGTTTTCGTTGGCAGCACGCTGGCATCTTTGTTCGGGTTCGCCATGGTGGGTGCAGGCTTTTCAATCCTGGTACCCGAAGCTTACCGCCTGGCAACAAAAGTCGACGGAGTATCTCCTGCATCCGGAATTGCCTTTATGGCCGGATCAGCCTACCTTGGCTTCCTCGGTGGACCGGTGCTAATCGGTAGCATCGCCAAACATGCCGGTTTGAAGGTTGGTTTTGTCTTCGTACTTTTCCTTGTCATTATGGGATTGGCGTCTGCATTCCTTCTGAAATTAAAAAACGGAAATTCACCACTTTTACATATTTTCCGCTTCAAGCTGAAAAAGTCAGCTTAATGTCGGTTTTTACCGAATTCCAGATCAATAAATGAATGACAATCCGTTCATTTATTGATTTTTGACAGGGACTAATTCCTGTAAAAACGTAAATTTGCAACCTCTAGTCCGCGCATTCAAAAAATTAATTGTAGTTTTGCGCAATTTTTTAACACAAAAAGCTGGCATATCATGGCAAAATACTCGAATGAAGTTTCAAGAACCTTTAGTGAATACCTGCTTATCCCTGGTCTGACCGACAAAAACTGCAACCCGTCAAACGTTTCATTGAAAGCTCCGCTTGTGGCCTATAAAAAAGGACAAAAGCCGGCGTTGGAATTGAATATCCCGTTTGTTTCGGCGATCATGCAGTCTGTTTCGGATCACAACATGGCGATCGCATTGGCACGCAACGGCGGACTTTCATTCATTTTCGGCTCTCAGGCAATCGATACTCAGGCAGAAATGGTGCGTAAAGTGAAGAAGTTTAAAGCTGGTTTTGTTGAAAGCGACTCAAACCTGACTCCTTCTCACACACTGAAAGATGTATTGGAAATGAAAGCCAGAACCGGCCACGGTAATATTGCAATTACTGAAGACGGAAAATCGAACAGCAAGTTGCTGGGTATTGTTACCAGCCGTGACTATCGCCCAAGCCGAGACTCGCTGGACAAAAAAATTGAGGAATTTATGACTCCGTTCGACAAACTGATCACCGGAAAACTGGGGATCAGCCTGAACGAAGCCAACGATATTATTTGGGATCACAAGCTGAACAGCTTGCCTATTGTGGACGAAAATCAACGTTTCCACTTCTTCGTATTCCGTAAGGACTACGAAAGCCACAAAAATCACCCGAACGAATTACACGATTCAAACAAAAAGCTGCTTGTAGGCGCCGGTATTAACAGCCGCGATTACCGGGAGCGTGTCCCTGCCCTGGTTGAAGCCGGTGCAGATGTATTGTGTGTTGACTCATCGGACGGTTTCTCGGAATGGCAAAAAGACACTGTAGAATGGGTGAAAAAAGAATACGCAGGTAAGGTGTACATCGGAGCCGGCAACGTTGTTGACCGCGAAGGCTTCCTGTATTTGGCCGAAGCTGGTGCCGACTTCATCAAAGTTGGTATTGGCGGTGGATCAATCTGTATTACCCGCGAACAAAAAGGTATTGGCCGTGGCCAGGCAACTGCGGTTATTGAAGTAGCTGCAGCCCGCGACGAGTATTACGAAAAAACAGGTATCTACATCCCTATCTGTTCGGATGGTGGTATCGTTCAGGATTACCACATGGTATTGGCTCTGGCAATGGGTGCCGACTTCCTGATGATGGGCCGCTATTTCGCCCGTTTCGACGAAAGCCCGACACGTAAAATGATGGTGAACAACCGCTACGTGAAAGAATACTGGGGTGAAGGTTCGAACCGTGCCCGCAACTGGCAGCGTTACGACATGGGCGGTAGCGAAAACCTGAAATTCGAAGAAGGTGTTGACAGCTACGTTCCTTACGCCGGTAAATTGAAAGACAACCTGGATATTACTTTGGGTAAAATTAAATCGACCATGTGCAGCTGCGGAACAATCAGCATTCCTGATTTGAAAGAAAATGCTAAAATCACGCTGGTATCAGCAACAAGTATTGTTGAAGGTGGTGCACACGACGTGATTTTGAAAGACGCAAACATGTAATCCGAGAGGATCAAAATACAGAGAGCCGGACATTGTTCCGGCTTTTTTTTTGAAGGTCACTTTTCATACTCGTCAGGCAACATAGTATTTCTCTTCAACTTTCGATCAATGCAGATATTTTGTCCTACCGGACGGGTTTTCATTTTTGTACTCCTGCCCGGCCGGTCAGACGGGGACACAAAAACGAAACAAAAAAGTCCTGGCTGATTTTTATCTTCAGGGGTCAACTTCTGAAAGCTAAGTTCAGCCGGGTGATCTCCTCCTATCGTCGGAGCTTCCCGGTTTCTCTATGCTTCCAGTTCGCCTCCCACCATCGATAAAAAGTACGCCTAAGTTGCATCGAGCATACCTATTCATTTATCCGAAACAATTGTAAATGTTGGCTATTTTCATCCATCATGTCGATTACCGCAATCAACAATGTTTTTCGGTACCCTGCAGAAAATAAAAAAAGCTGAAGTCTCAGCCTGAGACGACAGCTTTTTACAATAACCCAATTTTCATAATCTATTTCCCTAATGAAACATACTTCAAAAATTCGTCGCGTCTTTCCGTATTTTTAAACGCGCCACAGTACTCGGCTGTGACTGTTGAACTACTCTCATCTTCAATCCCCCTAGACGAAACACACATGTGTTTAGCATCAATAACAACGGCCACATCTTCTGTGTTTAACAGCGTCTTCAGTTCGTTGGCAATTTGAACGGTAAGCCTTTCCTGAACCTGCGGACGGCGTGCAAAATAATCGACGATACGATTGATTTTCGACAAGCCAATCACCTCGCCATTGGCAATATAAGCCACGTGCGCTTTTCCCATAATCGGCAGGAAATGGTGCTCACAAGTCGAATTCAGGTTGA encodes the following:
- a CDS encoding MFS transporter, which encodes MNLTLKIARLLLLDRRYFPVAQLFLSLSLMFGTWIVYLPSITQKLGMNEGQLGIALFGAAVGSLISIWIGNKLVRRIGEGRLSLLSVLSMTFFIFSYFLAQSFVQLTALMFLFGLTSGMLQIGLNTVVSTVERRDQIAIMSSCHAWFSLGGLLAAGFGTLLMLALKNPLLHISIAAVMVIILQIFSYRKYLSLNNSIDNDTTAKQPQNLKNPQLWALAIVAVTAMVSEGAIADWSGLYLRDITHASNSQLGLGYAGFSLAMTLGRFSGDYFSNRLGPWQILLNGFLISVIGLLFVFVGSTLASLFGFAMVGAGFSILVPEAYRLATKVDGVSPASGIAFMAGSAYLGFLGGPVLIGSIAKHAGLKVGFVFVLFLVIMGLASAFLLKLKNGNSPLLHIFRFKLKKSA
- a CDS encoding IMP dehydrogenase gives rise to the protein MAKYSNEVSRTFSEYLLIPGLTDKNCNPSNVSLKAPLVAYKKGQKPALELNIPFVSAIMQSVSDHNMAIALARNGGLSFIFGSQAIDTQAEMVRKVKKFKAGFVESDSNLTPSHTLKDVLEMKARTGHGNIAITEDGKSNSKLLGIVTSRDYRPSRDSLDKKIEEFMTPFDKLITGKLGISLNEANDIIWDHKLNSLPIVDENQRFHFFVFRKDYESHKNHPNELHDSNKKLLVGAGINSRDYRERVPALVEAGADVLCVDSSDGFSEWQKDTVEWVKKEYAGKVYIGAGNVVDREGFLYLAEAGADFIKVGIGGGSICITREQKGIGRGQATAVIEVAAARDEYYEKTGIYIPICSDGGIVQDYHMVLALAMGADFLMMGRYFARFDESPTRKMMVNNRYVKEYWGEGSNRARNWQRYDMGGSENLKFEEGVDSYVPYAGKLKDNLDITLGKIKSTMCSCGTISIPDLKENAKITLVSATSIVEGGAHDVILKDANM